The proteins below come from a single Cryomorphaceae bacterium genomic window:
- a CDS encoding Glu/Leu/Phe/Val dehydrogenase, whose translation MLKVEDQQSVGAHENPIIRPMVDMDHEQVLFCQDKATGLRAIIAVHNTVLGPSLGGTRMWTYNNEMEALNDVLRLSRGMTYKSAISGLNLGGGKAVIIGDSRKDKSEALFRRFGQFVDSLGGKYITAEDVGINTRDIEYVSMETEHVAGLPEYRGGGGDPSPVTAYGVYMGMKAAVKFQSGNDNLAGKKVLVQGAGHVGQYLVELLVKEGAKVVISDIHEDRIKATKAKFAVEVIDADKVYDGDMDIYAPCALGATINDDTLGRLRCSIIAGAANNQLAEEARHGAAVMEKGIIYAPDFLINAGGIINCYSEVIGYNRDMAYRQTEDIYQTTLNILQKSADEKIPTYLAANRMAEERIASIASINQRL comes from the coding sequence ATGTTGAAAGTAGAAGATCAGCAATCGGTTGGCGCCCACGAGAACCCAATCATCCGCCCCATGGTGGATATGGACCACGAGCAGGTGCTCTTTTGTCAGGACAAAGCCACAGGGCTTCGGGCCATTATCGCAGTGCACAACACCGTGCTGGGCCCCAGTTTGGGAGGTACGCGGATGTGGACGTACAACAACGAGATGGAAGCACTCAACGATGTACTGCGTTTATCTCGCGGAATGACCTACAAATCTGCCATTTCAGGGTTGAATCTTGGGGGAGGCAAAGCCGTTATTATTGGCGACAGCCGCAAAGACAAGAGCGAAGCTCTTTTTCGAAGGTTTGGTCAGTTTGTGGATAGCCTGGGTGGAAAGTACATCACCGCTGAAGACGTAGGTATCAATACCCGCGACATTGAGTACGTGAGCATGGAAACAGAGCATGTTGCCGGTCTGCCCGAGTATCGGGGTGGAGGAGGAGACCCATCGCCTGTCACCGCTTATGGCGTGTACATGGGGATGAAGGCCGCTGTGAAATTCCAATCCGGAAATGATAACCTCGCAGGCAAAAAGGTACTCGTTCAGGGAGCCGGTCATGTGGGGCAATACCTGGTTGAACTGCTGGTGAAGGAAGGCGCCAAGGTGGTCATTAGCGATATTCACGAAGACCGCATCAAAGCAACCAAGGCAAAATTCGCGGTAGAAGTGATCGATGCCGACAAGGTGTACGATGGCGACATGGATATTTACGCTCCGTGTGCGTTGGGTGCTACCATCAACGATGATACCCTGGGCCGTTTGCGCTGCAGTATTATTGCCGGTGCGGCCAACAACCAACTCGCCGAAGAAGCCCGTCACGGTGCGGCTGTGATGGAGAAAGGTATCATCTATGCCCCCGATTTTCTGATTAACGCGGGAGGAATCATCAATTGCTACTCCGAAGTTATAGGATACAACCGCGATATGGCTTACCGTCAAACCGAAGATATCTACCAAACAACCCTCAACATCCTGCAGAAATCGGCCGACGAAAAGATACCCACGTACCTCGCCGCCAATCGCATGGCTGAAGAGCGCATCGCAAGTATCGCATCCATCAACCAGAGACTCTAA